In Prunus dulcis chromosome 2, ALMONDv2, whole genome shotgun sequence, a single genomic region encodes these proteins:
- the LOC117618421 gene encoding hexose carrier protein HEX6-like produces the protein MAAAELGIITRKDEHYNGKMTLLVVLSCMVAAMGGIIYGYDIGISGGVTSMEPFLKKFFPEVHTKMKEDTNLINFGAEKITGGWGFRISLSLAAVPASILTLGALLLPETPNSLIQRSNDHQKAKSMLQRTRGCEDVQAELDDLIKASENSKTIKHPFKKLMQRKYRPQLVMAIAMPFFTQVTGINVISFYAPVLFRTLGLSESMSLLSAVMSAGMVGTCATFVSMLMVDKLGRRTLFAIGGIQMFVSQVIVGSIMAAELGDIGGIRKGYAYLLIIFVSVYVAGFAWSWGPLGWLIPSEIFPLEIRSAGQSVTVAVNFLSTFGIAQSFLSMLCHFKSGIFFFFGGWVVVMTGFVYLLLPETANIPIEKMDGVWMGHWFWNRYVGQVREDSD, from the exons atGGCAGCAGCTGAGTTAGGAATAATAACACGCAAAGATGAGCATTACAATGGCAAGATGACCCTGCTTGTTGTGCTATCTTGTATGGTTGCTGCCATGGGAGGCATTATTTATGGCTATGATATTGGGATTTCAG GTGGAGTAACTTCAATGGAGCCGTTTCTCAAGAAATTTTTCCCAGAAGTGCACACTAAGATGAAAGAAGATACCAACCTCATCAACTTTGGTGCTGAAAAGATCACAGGCGGCTGGGGGTTCCGAATCTCCCTATCCTTGGCAGCAGTCCCAGCCTCAATACTAACTCTAGGTGCTCTTTTACTGCCAGAAACACCCAACAGCTTAATCCAACGTTCCAACGACCACCAAAAAGCCAAGTCAATGCTACAACGAACACGAGGATGCGAAGATGTCCAAGCAGAACTGGATGATCTCATCAAAGCAagtgaaaattcaaaaaccatcAAACACCcctttaagaaattgatgcaAAGAAAGTATAGGCCTCAACTTGTCATGGCAATTGCCATGCCATTCTTTACACAAGTGACTGGGATCAATGTCATCTCATTTTATGCACCAGTACTATTTAGAACGCTTGGTCTAAGTGAAAGCATGTCACTCTTGTCAGCTGTGATGAGCGCCGGCATGGTAGGCACCTGCGCGACATTTGTATCAATGCTTATGGTGGACAAACTAGGCAGAAGAACTCTGTTTGCAATTGGGGGCATTCAAATGTTTGTGTCACAAGTTATAGTAGGGAGCATAATGGCTGCTGAGCTAGGTGACATTGGTGGAATAAGGAAAGGGTATGCATATTTGCTGATCATCTTTGTGTCTGTGTATGTAGCTGGGTTTGCTTGGTCATGGGGCCCACTAGGGTGGCTGATCCCAAGTGAGATTTTCCCACTGGAGATAAGATCAGCTGGGCAAAGTGTTACAGTGGCAGTAAACTTTTTGTCGACTTTTGGTATTGCTCAATCATTTCTGTCCATGCTTTGTCACTTCAAGTCTGggatcttcttctttttcggaGGTTGGGTTGTGGTGATGACTGGTTTTGTGTACCTCTTGTTGCCTGAGACTGCAAATATTCCTATTGAGAAGATGGATGGGGTGTGGATGGGGCATTGGTTTTGGAACAGATACGTGGGACAAGTGAGGGAGGATAGTGATTAA
- the LOC117618422 gene encoding expansin-B18-like, with protein MATLNKLPLAGLKPLWYLITVFCYFKLCFAVNRKHLNLSTAATHWDPAGATWYGSPDGAGSDGGSCGYGNLVSQPPFSSMITGIGPSLYKSGKECGACYQVKCTKHASCSGRPVRVVITDFCPGGPCASEPAHFDLSGTAFGAMASPGQQEKLRDAGVLQIQFARVACDYSGKTIAFHVDQGSNSNYFAAVIEFEEGDGDLAGVELKEASSSDGGDEWRAMQQSWGAVWKLDAGPELHPPLSIRLTSQYSGQTLLAKDVIPVGWKPGATYRSLVNYL; from the exons ATGGCCACTCTTAATAAGCTACCCTTAGCTGGTTTAAAACCCCTTTGGTACTTAATCACTGTATTTTGTTACTTTAAGCTGTGTTTTGCCGTTAATCGCAAGCACTTAAACTTGTCGACCGCTGCCACCCATTGGGACCCTGCCGGTGCTACTTGGTATGGCAGCCCTGACGGTGCGGGAAGTGACG GCGGGTCTTGTGGGTATGGAAATTTGGTGTCACAGCCTCCATTCTCTTCTATGATTACTGGGATAGGCCCTTCTCTGTACAAATCAGGCAAGGAATGCGGAGCTTGTTATCAG GTAAAATGTACCAAACATGCATCTTGTTCCGGCAGACCAGTGAGGGTGGTCATCACGGACTTTTGCCCCGGAGGACCTTGTGCATCGGAGCCGGCACATTTCGACCTGAGTGGAACTGCATTTGGTGCCATGGCAAGTCCTGGCCAACAAGAGAAACTACGCGATGCCGGAGTGTTACAAATTCAGTTTGCACG TGTGGCATGTGACTATTCAGGAAAAACCATCGCATTCCACGTGGACCAGGGCTCAAACTCAAACTATTTTGCTGctgtgattgaatttgagGAGGGAGATGGTGATCTTGCTGGTGTTGAGTTGAAGGAGGCTTCCTCATCGGACGGTGGTGATGAATGGCGTGCCATGCAACAATCATGGGGTGCAGTGTGGAAACTTGATGCAGGCCCAGAATTGCATCCTCCATTGTCAATAAGGTTGACATCTCAGTATTCAGGCCAAACTTTGCTGGCCAAAGATGTAATTCCAGTTGGGTGGAAACCTGGTGCCACCTATAGATCCTTGGTCAATTATCTATGA